Proteins co-encoded in one Rattus rattus isolate New Zealand chromosome 5, Rrattus_CSIRO_v1, whole genome shotgun sequence genomic window:
- the Bpi gene encoding bactericidal permeability-increasing protein, with the protein MAWGPDNVRKWSSLALLAIVGTALTAATDPGFVARISQKGLDFVCQESMVELQKELLAISIPDFSGDFKIKHLGKGTYEFYSMAVEGFHIPDPQIKLLPSDGLQLSITSARIKISGRWKYRKNILKASGNFQLSIQGVSIIADLILGNDPSGRITITCSTCDSHINSVRIKVSGSMLGWLIQLFHRKIETSLKKTIYKKICKIVRNSVSAKLQPYVKTLPVVAKVDDITSIDYSLLAPPMTTDKFLEGQLRGEFFWRGHHGPLPAVPPVMNILPNNSYMVCMGISDYFFNTAEFAYQESKTLKITLRDQLLAKDARYHLNTDFLRTFLPEVAKKFPSMGVQLLISAPSFAHLNIQPSGLSLSPNLETRAFVVHPNSSLIPLFLLGMKTNASLEVNAMKNRLIGEMKLGRLLLELKQSNFGSFKVELLEDVINYLMSTMVLPKINEKLRRGFPLPLPAGIQLINSILYSSQNFLLLEADLRRT; encoded by the exons ATGGCCTGGGGCCCTGACAACGTGCGGAAATGGTCAAGCCTGGCACTGCTGGCCATCGTGGGCACAGCTTTGACAGCAGCCACCGACCCTGGCTTCGTGGCCAGGATCTCCCAGAAGGGTCTGGACTTCG TGTGCCAGGAGAGTATGGTTGAGTTGCAGAAGGAGCTATTAGCCATCAGCATTCCTGACTTCTCTGGAGACTTTAAGATAAAGCACCTGGGAAAGGGTACCTATGAATTCTACAG CATGGCCGTGGAAGGATTTCATATTCCTGATCCCCAGATCAAGCTGCTACCCAGTGATGGCCTCCAGCTGTCCATCACCAGTGCCAGAATCAAGATAAGTGGAAGATGGAAATATAGGAAGAACATCCT CAAAGCCAGCGGCAATTTTCAGCTGAGCATTCAGGGTGTCTCTATCATCGCTGACTTGATCCTGGGCAATGACCCCTCAGGTCGCATCACCATCACCTGTTCTACTTGCGACAGTCACATCAACAGCGTCCGCATCAAAGTCTCTGGCAGCATGCTGGG GTGGCTGATCCAACTGTTCCacaggaaaattgagacttcctTGAAAAAGACCATTTACAAAAAG ATCTGCAAGATCGTGAGAAACTCCGTGTCCGCCAAGCTTCAGCCTTATGTGAAGACTCTTCCAG TGGTAGCCAAAGTGGATGATATAACCTCGATTGACTACAGTCTGCTGGCTCCTCCGATGACCACGGACAAGTTCCTGGAGGGGCAGCTAAGG GGGGAGTTTTTCTGGCGGGGACACCACGGCCCACTTCCCGCTGTCCCACCAGTAATGAATATTTTGCCCAACAATAGCTACATGGTATGCATGGGCATCTCTGACTACTTCTTCAACACTGCGGAGTTTGCGTACCAAGAGTCTAAAACCTTGAAAATAACCCTGAGGGACCAATTG TTAGCAAAGGATGCCAGATACCACCTGAACACTGACTTCCTTAGGACCTTCCTGCCCGAG GTGGCCAAGAAGTTCCCCAGCATGGGGGTGCAGCTACTGATCTCAGCGCCCTCGTTTGCACACCTGAACATACAGCCCTCAGGCCTTTCGCTCAGTCCTAACCTGGAGACCCGGGCCTTTGTGGTCCACCCCAACTCCTCCCTgatccctctcttcctgcttggCATG AAAACAAATGCCTCTCTGGAAGTGAATGCTATGAAAAACAGGCTTATTGGCGAGATGAAGCTAGGCAG GCTGTTGCTGGAACTGAAGCAATCCAACTTTGGCTCCTTTAAG GTGGAGTTACTGGAGGATGTCATAAACTACCTCATGTCCACAATGGTGCTGCCCAAGATCAACG AGAAGCTTCGTCGAGGCTTTCCTCTCCCTTTGCCTGCCGGGATTCAGCTCATCAACTCCATTCTTTACTCCTCCCAG AATTTCCTGTTGCTTGAGGCGGATTTACGCCGGACCTGA